Proteins encoded by one window of Glycine soja cultivar W05 chromosome 15, ASM419377v2, whole genome shotgun sequence:
- the LOC114388383 gene encoding uncharacterized protein LOC114388383 produces the protein MQFLQFHILFLICLCLASSSLFWWNLCFAKRGMMEEIPGNEEAAEPPASSQSPADVPHNMETEQMTATKYSIISRNGVGTTGKHLPLLVNLFVVVVNVPDTVFFQYSVSINFEDKRAVESKGIGRKVIDKLYQTYSSELGCKRFVYDGGKTLYTVGPLSLNKYEFKVLLELLEKSFTKRYVLCMTVLFASCFIFPLNLTVPTLAVVPTTESAGANGSLHEETKRTPLYFSLTLFIFSRCVNNCYHKTCTCNRIPLYCLGKGDKLVHMVHESALIIARVFFFPIFGNL, from the exons ATGCAATTTCTGCAGTttcacattttgtttttaatatgctTATGTTTAGCTAGCTCAAGCCTTTTTTGGTGGAACTTGTGTTTT GCTAAGAGAGGAATGATGGAGGAAATTCCTGGGAATGAAGAAGCTGCTGAGCCTCCAGCATCATCTCAATCACCTGCTGATGTGCCACATAATATGGAAACAGAACAAATGACTGCTACAAAGTATTCTATTATCAGTAGGAATGGGGTTGGGACCACAGGAAAACACTTACCTTTACTTGTGAATCTCTTTGTAGTTGTTGTTAATGTTCCAGACACAGTATTTTTCCAGTATAGT GTTTCTATTAACTTTGAAGATAAACGAGCTGTTGAAAGCAAGGGCATTGGGAGAAAAGTGATTGATAAGCTTTATCAAACATACTCTTCTGAACTTGGTTGCAAAAGATTTGTATATGATGGAGGGAAAACTTTGTACACAGTGGGTCCTTTGTCGCTAAATAAGTATGAGTTCAAAGTGTTGCTGGAGTTGCTGGAGAAATCATTTACAAAACGGTATGTC TTGTGTATGACTGTATTATTTGcatcatgttttatttttcccttaAATCTCACTGTTCCAACTCTAGCAGTAGTGCCTACAACCGAGAGTGCTGGTGCTAACGGAAGCCTTCATGAGGAAACTAAAAGAACCCCGTTATATTTTTCCCttacactatttattttttctagatGTGTCAACAACTGTTATCATAAAACCTGCACCTGTAATAGAATCCCGTTATATTGCCTGGGAAAAGGTGACAAACTTGTACATATGGTTCATGAATCTGCATTAATAATTGCCcgcgtttttttttttccaatttttggtAATCTGTAG